The genomic region ATATTTATTTTATTTATTTCTCAAATTTTTCTTAAAATACAAACGAACTCTCCTTTTGCCAATCCATCAGTCATGATCGATAATTCTTTCAAATTCCCCCAGAAAAATTTTTCTTCGGGATATGTGAGTTTATAAGCAATTATGGCTTGTCTTTTCTCACCCAGAATTTTAATCGTATCTCGCAGAAGTTGTTTGAGTCTGTAAGGTGCTTCCAGGAAAATCAGATCGATGTTTCTGGGAAGTTTCTTCAGTTCTGAAAGTCGTTTATCTTTATTGGCAGGAAGAAATCCATAATATAGAAATTTGTTGAGTTTCAATCCACTTCCCATTAAAGCAGTCATCAAGGAAGAAACTCCCGGAATTGGAATGACCGGAATATTGTTTTGATGACATTGCCAAACCAGTTCGTTTCCCGGATCAGCAAAAAGCGGAGTTCCGGCATCGCTGATCAGAGCGGCAGATTCTTGATTTTCCAACAATCTTGTCAGGATATTTTGCGTTTGATCTTTTTCGTTATGCTCGTTGAGAAGTTCGAAAGGTTTTTCTATTCCGTATTTTTTCAGGAATCTGCTTCCGACTTTGTGTTCTTCAAAAATAACAAAATCAACTTCTTTCAGGATTTTCAAGGCTCTAAAAGTAATATCATCAGGATTTCC from Candidatus Cloacimonadota bacterium harbors:
- the rsmI gene encoding 16S rRNA (cytidine(1402)-2'-O)-methyltransferase; the encoded protein is MTSKIRLFVVATPIGNPDDITFRALKILKEVDFVIFEEHKVGSRFLKKYGIEKPFELLNEHNEKDQTQNILTRLLENQESAALISDAGTPLFADPGNELVWQCHQNNIPVIPIPGVSSLMTALMGSGLKLNKFLYYGFLPANKDKRLSELKKLPRNIDLIFLEAPYRLKQLLRDTIKILGEKRQAIIAYKLTYPEEKFFWGNLKELSIMTDGLAKGEFVCILRKI